In Nothobranchius furzeri strain GRZ-AD chromosome 18, NfurGRZ-RIMD1, whole genome shotgun sequence, a single genomic region encodes these proteins:
- the gsc gene encoding homeobox protein goosecoid, whose product MPSGMFSIDSILSGRPSCKEPLLLHRTGPLVLPAGLTDSIYPDYSGLYSARGPSPPGVHGTRIGYNGYYYGQLQVQGTGAGPPCCGAVPGLSPQQCPCFPAGYDSPGSVLISPVPHHMMSYMNVGNLSRTELQLLNQLHCRRKRRHRTIFTDEQLEALEGLFQETKYPDVGTREQLARKVHLREEKVEVWFKNRRAKWRRQKRSSSEESENSQKWNKSSKPDKLDGTKSDADSDS is encoded by the exons ATGCCCTCCGGGATGTTCAGCATCGACAGCATCCTGTCCGGTCGGCCGAGCTGCAAAGAGCCGCTGCTGCTGCACCGAACCGGGCCGCTGGTGCTGCCCGCCGGACTCACCGACTCCATCTACCCGGACTATAGCGGACTGTACTCGGCCCGCGGCCCGTCCCCTCCCGGTGTTCACGGAACCAGGATCGGTTATAACGGCTACTACTACGGACAGCTGCAGGTCCAGGGAACCGGAGCCGGTCCCCCGTGCTGCGGGGCCGTCCCCGGTCTGAGCCCGCAGCAGTGCCCGTGCTTCCCCGCAG GCTACGACAGCCCCGGTTCGGTTCTGATCTCCCCGGTCCCGCACCACATGATGTCCTACATGAACGTGGGCAACCTCTCGCGCACGGAGCTGCAGCTCCTCAACCAGCTGCACTGCCGCCGGAAGCGGAGACACCGAACCATCTTCACCGACGAGCAGCTGGAAGCCCTGGAGGGTCTGTTCCAGGAGACCAAGTACCCGGATGTGGGCACGCGCGAGCAGCTGGCCCGGAAGGTCCACCTGCGGGAGGAGAAGGTGGAG GTGTGGTTCAAGAACCGGAGGGCCAAGTGGAGGCGGCAGAAGCGCTCCTCCTCGGAGGAGTCGGAGAACTCTCAGAAATGGAACAAAAGCTCCAAGCCCGACAAACTGGACGGAACCAAAAGCGACGCGGACTctgacagctga